A stretch of the Gemmatimonadota bacterium genome encodes the following:
- a CDS encoding JAB domain-containing protein — translation MTGPEAAARLITSFIGRKDREHFVVVHLSTKHRPVAIETISIGCLSSALVHPREVFKSAVLANSDCIVIGHNHPSGELEPSPEDRAVYRQLTEAGKIMGIRVLDFLIVNESKWYSLTQEGVK, via the coding sequence GTGACCGGTCCCGAAGCGGCGGCCCGGCTCATTACCTCGTTCATCGGACGAAAGGACAGGGAGCACTTCGTGGTGGTTCATCTTTCCACGAAGCATCGGCCGGTGGCGATCGAAACGATCTCCATTGGCTGCCTTTCCTCCGCTCTGGTCCACCCCCGCGAGGTGTTCAAGTCGGCGGTGCTCGCGAACTCCGACTGCATCGTCATCGGACACAACCATCCCTCCGGAGAACTCGAACCTTCTCCGGAAGACCGAGCGGTCTACCGGCAGCTCACCGAGGCCGGGAAGATCATGGGCATCCGAGTCCTGGACTTCCTGATCGTGAACGAGTCCAAGTGGTACTCGCTCACGCAGGAAGGCGTGAAGTGA
- a CDS encoding DUF87 domain-containing protein, which yields MASFPDHITYFARTNHRNSDTPFGIRQEDRFSHFYVIGKTGTGKSTLLRTMALQDLARGEGFALFDPHGDLFSEIRSAIPAERSGGVTVLDIPDPAIDWHFNPFANVSAAMRPLAASGLIETFRKIWPDDWGPRLEHILRNIVFTLLETSGSTLGDVPGLLTDREYRKSVVQEIENPAVKEFWTNEYEKYTPGFRSMVIAPLQNKIGALLTNPLVRRIFVEPGRVVRLRELTDRGGVLLVNLDKGKIGEGPATIIGAFLLSQIALAGLSRSNQPAENRRDFIVYLDEFQTFTTLTLANMLSELRKYRVGMVLAHQYLGQLDTEVRDAVFGNVGTMVSFRVGAADAEYLGREFAPTFNATDLTSLPRYSVYLKLMIEGETSKPFSAETLGSLDEIPAGISAAAS from the coding sequence ATGGCATCCTTCCCGGACCACATCACCTACTTCGCCCGCACCAACCACCGGAACTCGGACACCCCATTCGGCATCCGACAGGAAGACCGCTTCTCCCACTTCTACGTGATCGGGAAAACCGGGACGGGGAAGTCCACCCTCCTCCGCACCATGGCTCTCCAGGATCTCGCCCGGGGAGAGGGATTCGCGCTTTTCGATCCGCACGGAGACCTCTTCTCCGAGATCCGTAGCGCGATACCCGCTGAGAGATCCGGAGGAGTCACGGTCCTCGACATTCCCGACCCCGCCATCGACTGGCACTTCAATCCGTTCGCGAACGTCTCGGCGGCAATGCGGCCTCTCGCGGCCTCGGGGCTCATCGAAACCTTCCGAAAGATCTGGCCGGACGACTGGGGCCCGCGGCTTGAGCACATCCTTAGGAACATCGTCTTCACCCTCCTCGAGACGTCGGGAAGCACCCTCGGAGACGTTCCCGGCCTTCTCACTGATCGGGAATACCGGAAGTCCGTGGTGCAGGAGATCGAGAACCCCGCCGTGAAGGAGTTCTGGACGAACGAGTACGAGAAGTACACGCCGGGCTTCAGGTCCATGGTGATCGCTCCGCTCCAGAATAAGATCGGAGCGCTTCTCACCAATCCCCTCGTCCGCCGGATCTTCGTCGAGCCGGGACGGGTCGTTCGTCTGCGCGAGCTCACGGACCGAGGGGGCGTCCTCCTCGTGAATCTGGACAAGGGCAAAATCGGCGAGGGGCCGGCTACGATCATCGGAGCCTTCCTCCTCTCCCAAATCGCTTTGGCCGGGCTGTCTCGGAGCAACCAACCGGCGGAGAATCGGCGGGACTTTATCGTCTACCTCGACGAGTTTCAGACCTTCACCACCCTCACCCTCGCCAACATGCTCTCAGAACTCAGGAAGTACCGGGTGGGGATGGTCCTCGCTCACCAATACCTCGGACAGTTGGATACGGAGGTTCGGGATGCCGTTTTCGGGAACGTGGGAACCATGGTTTCGTTCCGCGTAGGAGCGGCGGACGCCGAATACCTTGGCCGCGAGTTCGCGCCCACCTTCAACGCGACGGATCTCACGAGCCTCCCCAGGTACTCCGTTTACCTCAAACTCATGATCGAGGGTGAGACATCGAAGCCATTCTCCGCCGAGACGCTCGGATCCCTGGACGAGATCCCGGCGGGCATCAGCGCGGCGGCTTCCTGA
- a CDS encoding type IV secretion system DNA-binding domain-containing protein, with translation MRSTVEALTANFYAWELAGRGWRSYKEPVALEPPFAPFLGHFAPPGTIRDDARKPTFLSSLWEGLIGRPSEEHAAREELERPEPSSPRRRTGPLSQIEILVPPEAKIDPATSEAWLRAISAGTGPLSLELLGGGGRVSLRLAVSGEDLGQLRSQARAFFPGAVLRTVAPLRQCWDGESGAPAFALEFGLAREFMIPLRTFQARPDPLTPLLGALSGAGNGEVALVQILSEEVRSPWAPSVIASVTAPDGEPFFVDAPEITELAREKCSDPLYAVVLRVAARSGAEDGVWRLLRAATGALAQYGTPDRNELVPLAGGDSNALIEDILERTTRRSGMILSLAELSSLFRLPGSETRSPALIRVPEPEIVLPREVREGTGTVLGWSRHRGEEVPVHLPPEARLQHTYLIGGTGTGKSTLLERMILQDIEVGEGVGVLDPHGDLIEDVLGRIPEERVKDVILLDPADPEASAGWNILGAHSDAEKDILASDLVAVFRRLSTSWGDQMNAVLANAVLAFLESNRGGTLKDLRLFLLDETYRAAFLSTVQDDHITSFWTQEFPLLVGKKPQGPILTRLDTLLRSRLVREVVCEEEKPLNFRAMIDEGAIFLAKLSQGAIGQENAALLGSLLVSKFHQVGLSRQDTEMRSRRPFHLYLDEFHHLATPSMASLFSGVRKYRLGLTVAHQDLYQLHREMPEVERAVLTNAYTRVVFRVSDEDARKLEKGMGEFTSEDLTSLGRGEALCRVGRKDQSFRLRTEPLEAVPAERLERRREEVRRASLERHGKRGTARPSSEPPPKPIAPTRRPARDPEAPEGPVSSIMDPSALPGRGGAVHKYIQGLVTEWGRAEGFRSDIEKQLPDGRRVDVALTRGDLRIACEIAGTSTIEQEIRNVQKCLAGPFSHVAAISLDRHFLGELYAKISDELRSEELARVSVLSPEEFLAFLKAQEPDMRESTVRGYAVKVRHRVSGEGNEENRRKAVAEVMLRSVKRVREEAS, from the coding sequence ATGCGGAGCACGGTCGAGGCGCTCACAGCGAACTTCTACGCCTGGGAGCTCGCTGGAAGGGGCTGGCGCTCATACAAGGAGCCGGTGGCCCTGGAGCCCCCGTTCGCGCCTTTCCTCGGCCATTTCGCGCCACCCGGCACGATTCGGGATGACGCCAGGAAACCCACGTTCCTCTCCTCACTATGGGAGGGACTGATCGGTCGTCCGTCTGAAGAACATGCCGCCAGGGAGGAACTGGAAAGGCCGGAACCGTCTTCGCCCCGCCGGCGAACCGGCCCCCTATCCCAGATCGAGATCCTCGTCCCGCCCGAAGCGAAGATCGATCCCGCCACCTCCGAGGCTTGGCTCCGTGCGATATCCGCGGGAACGGGGCCCCTGAGCCTGGAGCTTTTGGGAGGCGGCGGTCGAGTCTCGCTCCGGCTCGCCGTATCGGGTGAGGATCTAGGGCAGCTTCGGAGCCAGGCCCGAGCCTTCTTTCCGGGTGCGGTCCTTCGGACAGTCGCGCCCCTCCGTCAGTGCTGGGATGGCGAATCCGGGGCACCGGCGTTCGCCCTGGAGTTCGGACTCGCCCGCGAGTTCATGATTCCGCTCCGGACGTTCCAGGCGCGCCCGGATCCGCTCACTCCTCTCCTGGGCGCTCTTTCGGGAGCGGGAAATGGAGAGGTGGCGCTCGTACAAATTCTGTCGGAGGAAGTCCGATCTCCGTGGGCGCCGAGCGTGATCGCGTCCGTGACCGCTCCAGATGGCGAGCCGTTCTTCGTGGACGCTCCTGAGATCACGGAGCTCGCACGGGAGAAATGCTCCGATCCCCTTTACGCCGTGGTTCTGCGGGTGGCGGCCCGTTCCGGTGCCGAGGATGGCGTCTGGAGACTTCTTCGGGCCGCAACCGGAGCCCTCGCACAGTACGGAACGCCGGACCGGAACGAGCTCGTACCTCTCGCCGGGGGCGATTCGAACGCCCTGATCGAAGACATCCTGGAGCGCACTACCCGGCGAAGCGGGATGATCCTCTCCCTGGCGGAGCTCTCCTCACTCTTCCGCCTGCCGGGATCGGAGACGCGGAGTCCGGCTCTCATCCGTGTGCCCGAACCCGAGATCGTCCTTCCGCGAGAGGTCCGTGAAGGAACGGGTACGGTCCTCGGCTGGTCCCGGCATCGCGGAGAGGAGGTTCCTGTTCATCTCCCGCCTGAGGCGCGGCTCCAGCACACCTACCTGATCGGGGGAACTGGTACCGGGAAGTCCACGCTCCTCGAGCGGATGATTCTTCAGGACATCGAAGTCGGGGAAGGGGTCGGAGTCCTCGATCCCCACGGGGACCTGATCGAGGACGTGCTGGGGCGGATTCCCGAGGAGCGGGTCAAGGACGTAATCCTATTGGACCCGGCCGATCCGGAGGCCTCCGCCGGGTGGAACATCCTCGGCGCGCACTCGGATGCCGAGAAGGACATCCTCGCCTCTGACTTAGTGGCCGTGTTCCGGAGACTCTCCACATCCTGGGGAGACCAGATGAACGCGGTCCTGGCAAATGCAGTTCTGGCCTTCCTAGAATCGAACCGGGGCGGCACCCTTAAGGATCTGCGCCTTTTCCTCCTCGACGAGACGTACCGGGCCGCCTTTCTCTCCACCGTCCAGGACGACCACATCACCTCGTTCTGGACCCAGGAGTTCCCACTTCTCGTGGGGAAGAAGCCCCAGGGACCGATCCTCACTCGCCTCGACACTCTCCTCCGCTCCCGGCTCGTGCGAGAAGTCGTATGCGAGGAGGAGAAGCCGCTCAACTTCCGGGCGATGATCGACGAGGGCGCGATCTTCCTGGCCAAGCTCTCCCAGGGAGCGATCGGCCAGGAGAACGCGGCGCTCTTAGGGTCCCTTCTCGTATCCAAGTTCCACCAGGTAGGGCTTTCTCGTCAGGACACCGAGATGCGATCCCGAAGGCCCTTCCACCTCTACCTCGACGAATTCCACCATCTGGCCACTCCCTCCATGGCGTCTCTCTTCTCGGGCGTCCGAAAGTACAGGCTCGGTCTCACCGTAGCCCACCAGGACCTGTATCAGCTGCATCGAGAGATGCCCGAGGTGGAGAGGGCGGTCCTCACCAATGCCTATACGCGAGTGGTCTTCCGGGTCTCGGATGAGGACGCGCGAAAGCTCGAGAAGGGAATGGGAGAGTTCACCTCCGAGGATCTCACAAGCCTCGGAAGGGGCGAGGCACTTTGCCGGGTGGGGCGGAAGGACCAGTCCTTCCGCCTCCGGACGGAACCTCTCGAAGCAGTTCCGGCCGAGAGGCTTGAGCGGCGGCGCGAAGAGGTCCGGAGGGCGAGCCTGGAGCGCCATGGGAAGCGCGGAACGGCTCGCCCGTCCTCGGAACCACCTCCGAAGCCCATCGCGCCCACAAGGCGCCCCGCGCGCGATCCTGAGGCACCTGAAGGTCCGGTCTCAAGCATCATGGATCCATCCGCTCTACCGGGACGCGGCGGAGCCGTCCACAAGTACATCCAGGGACTCGTGACCGAGTGGGGTCGGGCCGAGGGGTTCCGCTCAGACATCGAGAAGCAGCTTCCGGACGGGAGACGGGTGGACGTTGCTCTCACCCGTGGAGATCTCCGGATCGCGTGCGAGATCGCCGGCACGAGCACCATCGAGCAGGAGATCCGGAACGTCCAGAAGTGCCTTGCTGGCCCGTTCAGCCATGTCGCCGCCATATCACTCGACCGACACTTCCTCGGGGAGCTCTACGCCAAGATCTCCGACGAGCTTCGCTCGGAAGAGCTCGCCCGGGTGAGCGTCCTCTCCCCAGAAGAGTTCCTGGCCTTCCTCAAGGCCCAGGAACCGGACATGAGGGAAAGCACCGTGCGCGGATACGCCGTGAAGGTCCGGCACCGGGTCTCCGGCGAGGGGAACGAGGAGAATCGTCGGAAGGCCGTGGCCGAGGTGATGCTCAGAAGCGTGAAGCGCGTGAGGGAGGAGGCGTCATGA
- a CDS encoding recombinase family protein → MIREAKKGPVARTERKPVGIWIRVSTEDQAKGESPEHHERRARMYAESKDWEVVRLYDLSGVSGKSVKDHPEAKAMLEDVATGRITGLIFSKLARLARNTRELLDFSEYFETHRADLVSLAESIDTSTPAGRFFYTLIAAMAQWEREEIADRVKASVRVRAQMGKPLGGAAPFGYRWEDGKLRPDPAEAPVRKHIYELFAQHRRLKTVARFMNDAGYRTRNGSQFTGTTIRRLIEDPTAKGVRRSNYTQSVGDGKHWILKPPEEWIHTEVEAVVSEELWNLCNGTIQGWRENRKPVRKVTHLFAGLTICECGGKMSVPSNSPKYICRECKNRIPVEDLEAVFREQLHGFLLSPDEVRSYFETADSTLKGKRELITTLKEEETKIRSEMDKTYRLYLDGTISSQGFGERYQPLENRLAQLGEEIPRVEGEADFLAVQYLSREEIVSEARDLYGRWDSLSPEEKRRIVEDVVERITIGGDTVSIDLLYSPAAPLTVASGAHGLRDSWPQRG, encoded by the coding sequence ATGATCAGAGAGGCGAAGAAGGGTCCGGTCGCACGGACCGAACGAAAGCCGGTGGGCATCTGGATCCGGGTCTCCACCGAAGACCAGGCCAAAGGCGAGAGCCCCGAGCACCACGAGCGCCGGGCCAGGATGTACGCCGAATCGAAGGACTGGGAGGTGGTCCGCCTCTACGACCTCTCCGGGGTCTCCGGGAAGTCCGTGAAGGACCATCCCGAGGCGAAGGCCATGCTCGAAGACGTGGCCACCGGCCGGATCACAGGACTCATCTTCTCAAAGCTCGCCCGCCTGGCCCGGAACACCCGGGAGCTCCTCGACTTCTCGGAATACTTTGAGACCCACCGGGCGGATCTCGTCTCCCTCGCGGAATCCATCGACACCTCCACTCCCGCTGGCCGGTTTTTCTATACCCTCATCGCGGCCATGGCCCAGTGGGAGCGGGAAGAGATCGCGGATCGGGTGAAGGCGTCCGTGCGCGTGCGAGCACAGATGGGGAAGCCTCTTGGTGGCGCGGCTCCCTTCGGCTACCGGTGGGAGGACGGGAAGCTCCGGCCAGATCCCGCGGAGGCCCCGGTCCGAAAGCACATCTACGAGCTATTCGCCCAACACCGACGCCTCAAGACCGTCGCCCGGTTCATGAACGACGCCGGCTACCGGACCCGCAACGGAAGCCAGTTCACCGGCACCACCATTCGACGGCTGATCGAGGACCCGACGGCCAAGGGAGTGAGACGCTCGAACTACACCCAGAGCGTGGGAGACGGGAAGCATTGGATCCTCAAGCCTCCGGAGGAGTGGATCCACACCGAGGTGGAGGCGGTGGTGTCCGAGGAGCTTTGGAATCTCTGTAACGGCACCATCCAAGGGTGGAGGGAGAACCGGAAGCCGGTTCGGAAAGTGACCCATCTCTTCGCCGGTCTCACCATCTGCGAGTGCGGCGGGAAGATGTCCGTGCCGTCCAATTCGCCCAAGTACATCTGCCGGGAGTGCAAGAACAGGATCCCGGTGGAGGATCTGGAGGCCGTCTTCAGGGAACAGTTGCACGGATTTCTCCTCTCTCCCGACGAGGTCCGGTCCTACTTCGAGACGGCCGACTCCACGCTCAAAGGAAAACGGGAACTCATCACGACGCTGAAGGAGGAGGAAACGAAGATCCGTTCCGAGATGGACAAGACGTACCGTCTTTATCTCGACGGGACGATCAGCTCGCAGGGCTTCGGCGAGAGGTACCAGCCGCTCGAAAACCGTCTCGCCCAACTTGGCGAAGAGATCCCCCGCGTAGAGGGAGAAGCCGACTTCCTGGCGGTCCAGTACCTGTCCCGGGAAGAGATCGTCTCGGAGGCACGGGACCTGTACGGTCGCTGGGATTCCCTCTCTCCCGAGGAGAAGCGACGGATCGTCGAGGACGTGGTGGAGCGGATAACCATTGGGGGAGATACGGTTTCGATCGACCTCCTCTACTCCCCCGCCGCCCCCCTAACCGTGGCATCAGGGGCTCACGGCCTCAGGGATTCATGGCCGCAACGAGGGTGA
- a CDS encoding YifB family Mg chelatase-like AAA ATPase has product MLAEVLSGTLVGIECVLVRVEVSVADGLPSISVVGLAQNAVREGKDRVRAALQAAGYALPPRRITVNLAPADLKKEGTGLDLPLALGFLAGAGHVPAAALAGRAFLGELGLNGEVRGVRGALAVAAACREGGVETLVVPRENAGEAAAGAGAMAVVGAASLGEVVALLRGEAGGTRVRVDVKRLLAGSPGEGEEMCEVRGHAAVKRALEVAAAGGHNLLLMGPPGAGKTMLARRMAGILPPLTPEEALEVTTVFSVAGLLPPGEALVFHRPFRAPHHTISTAGLAGGGSPARPGEVSLAHHGVLFLDELPEFSRSALETLRQPLEDGWISIVRVRDRVRFPARFTLVAAMNP; this is encoded by the coding sequence ATGCTCGCGGAAGTGCTCTCCGGAACGCTCGTCGGGATCGAGTGCGTCCTGGTCAGGGTGGAGGTCAGCGTAGCCGACGGGCTCCCGTCCATTTCGGTCGTGGGTCTCGCCCAGAACGCGGTGCGGGAAGGGAAGGATCGGGTGCGAGCGGCGCTCCAGGCGGCCGGGTATGCGCTCCCGCCGCGGCGAATCACCGTGAACCTCGCGCCGGCCGATCTCAAGAAGGAGGGGACCGGACTGGACCTCCCTCTCGCCCTCGGGTTTCTCGCCGGAGCGGGTCATGTGCCGGCCGCGGCGCTCGCCGGTCGGGCCTTCCTGGGAGAGCTCGGCTTGAACGGCGAGGTCCGTGGGGTGCGGGGCGCCTTAGCGGTGGCCGCGGCGTGCCGGGAAGGGGGCGTGGAAACCCTCGTCGTGCCGCGGGAAAACGCCGGAGAGGCGGCGGCTGGGGCCGGGGCGATGGCGGTCGTGGGCGCCGCATCGCTCGGCGAAGTCGTCGCCCTGCTGCGTGGGGAGGCGGGCGGGACACGCGTGCGTGTGGACGTGAAGCGTCTTCTCGCCGGATCGCCGGGCGAGGGCGAGGAGATGTGCGAAGTTCGCGGACATGCCGCGGTCAAGCGTGCGCTGGAGGTCGCCGCCGCCGGGGGGCACAATCTCCTTCTGATGGGCCCACCGGGCGCCGGAAAGACGATGTTGGCCCGCCGGATGGCCGGAATCCTTCCCCCTCTCACCCCCGAGGAGGCGCTTGAAGTGACGACCGTGTTTTCCGTTGCGGGGCTCCTGCCGCCCGGAGAGGCGCTGGTGTTTCACCGTCCATTCCGGGCGCCGCACCATACGATCTCGACCGCGGGTCTCGCCGGCGGGGGTTCGCCGGCCAGGCCGGGCGAGGTGAGCCTCGCCCATCACGGAGTCCTCTTCCTGGACGAGCTTCCGGAATTCTCGAGATCGGCCCTGGAAACGCTCCGGCAGCCTCTGGAGGATGGATGGATCTCGATCGTGCGGGTCCGCGACCGCGTCCGATTCCCCGCGCGATTCACCCTCGTTGCGGCCATGAATCCCTGA
- a CDS encoding NAD(P) transhydrogenase subunit alpha, with protein MTKIVLLRERHPLERRAALAPSQVAGLLALGCELTVESGAGTRAGWSDEEYRSAGATVAPDRASALSGARCVLKVRPPALPSDGGEDEVAPLPGESVLLSFLSPGAAPGLLEALAARGTSAVAMERIPRTTRAQRMDALSSQATAAGYHAVLLAASHLPRFFPMLTTAAGTVRPAKVIVLGAGVAGLQAIATARRLGASVQGYDIRAAAAEQVRSLGATFLAEDEALPEGAEAAGGYARALEANEKDRQLAFLGRHIPKADVVITTAQIPGRPAPLLVTRGMVEEMRAGSVVVDVAAETGGNCELSRPGETVVHEGVTILAPVDLPSGVAQHASEMYGSNLLALLKHIVKDGVLTLDPADEIVNPILVTHEGKVRTPEGGK; from the coding sequence GTGACGAAGATCGTCCTTCTCCGGGAGAGACACCCGCTGGAGCGCCGCGCCGCGCTCGCGCCCTCGCAGGTCGCCGGCCTCCTGGCGCTCGGGTGCGAGCTCACCGTGGAGTCGGGGGCCGGCACCCGCGCCGGATGGAGCGACGAGGAGTATCGGAGCGCGGGCGCGACCGTGGCACCCGACCGTGCGTCGGCCCTCTCCGGTGCGCGGTGCGTCCTGAAGGTGCGCCCCCCCGCCCTCCCCTCCGATGGGGGTGAAGACGAAGTCGCACCCCTGCCGGGCGAGTCCGTCCTCCTGAGCTTTCTCTCTCCGGGCGCGGCTCCCGGCCTCCTCGAGGCGCTGGCCGCACGCGGCACCTCCGCGGTAGCCATGGAACGGATTCCGCGAACGACCCGTGCGCAGCGGATGGACGCGCTCTCCTCGCAGGCAACCGCCGCGGGTTATCACGCAGTCCTCCTCGCCGCCTCGCACCTCCCGCGATTCTTTCCGATGCTCACGACCGCGGCCGGAACGGTCCGCCCCGCGAAGGTGATCGTGCTCGGCGCAGGGGTCGCCGGGCTCCAGGCGATCGCCACCGCGAGGCGGCTCGGCGCGTCGGTCCAGGGCTACGACATCCGCGCCGCCGCCGCGGAGCAAGTCCGAAGCCTCGGGGCCACCTTTCTCGCGGAAGACGAGGCGCTCCCCGAAGGGGCCGAGGCGGCCGGCGGGTACGCGCGCGCGCTCGAAGCGAACGAGAAGGACCGCCAGCTGGCTTTCCTTGGACGCCACATTCCGAAGGCCGACGTGGTGATCACCACCGCCCAGATCCCCGGGCGCCCCGCGCCGCTCCTCGTGACGCGCGGGATGGTGGAGGAGATGCGCGCCGGGTCCGTCGTCGTGGACGTCGCGGCGGAAACGGGAGGTAACTGCGAGCTCTCCCGTCCCGGGGAGACCGTCGTCCACGAGGGGGTGACGATCCTCGCGCCGGTGGACCTTCCCTCCGGCGTCGCGCAACACGCGAGCGAGATGTACGGAAGCAATCTCCTCGCCCTTCTGAAGCACATCGTGAAGGATGGCGTTCTCACGCTGGATCCCGCGGACGAAATCGTGAACCCGATCCTCGTGACCCACGAGGGGAAGGTCCGCACACCGGAAGGAGGAAAGTGA
- a CDS encoding NAD(P) transhydrogenase subunit alpha — MGEWLLGVYVFVLATLVGFELITRVPPTLHTPLMSGANAVSGITLIGALLVAGGDGGRLAVILAGIAIVMATINVVGGFLVTDRMLRMFRKH; from the coding sequence ATGGGTGAATGGCTGCTTGGTGTCTACGTCTTCGTCCTCGCGACACTCGTGGGCTTCGAGCTCATCACGCGCGTCCCACCGACGCTCCACACTCCGCTCATGTCCGGCGCGAACGCGGTTTCGGGGATCACCCTGATCGGGGCGCTCCTCGTCGCGGGCGGAGACGGAGGTCGGCTCGCCGTCATCCTCGCGGGAATCGCGATCGTGATGGCCACGATCAACGTGGTGGGCGGGTTCCTCGTGACCGACCGGATGCTTCGGATGTTCCGGAAGCACTGA
- a CDS encoding NAD(P)(+) transhydrogenase (Re/Si-specific) subunit beta, giving the protein MNLPPFVLDLVYVVSAVLFIRGLKRLGSPATAREGNALAATAMLLAVIGTLLDRSIVSWEVIAGGLLLGTVIGVFLARWVKMTAMPQMVGAFNGLGGGASALVAAAELLRSGAASTVGAGAGIAAAAGILVGAVTFSGSFIAFGKLQGIVTGRPVTFPLQRTFNFLLFLGTLAAAGVLVVEGADLAILGILTGVSLLLGILLVLPIGGADMPVVVSLLNSYSGLAASAAGFVLGNPLLVLAGALVGAAGLILTRLMCRAMNRSLVNVAFGAFGGGGTAIAAGEEGDRPVRRTTPEEAALLLAYASSVVIVPGYGLAVAQAQHEARKLADLLIERGVKVRYAIHPVAGRMPGHMNVLLAEADVPYDLLVDMDDVNPEFPRTDVVVVVGANDVVNPLARDPSSAIAGMPILDVDKAQNVIVIKRSLSSGFAGIDNPLFYLDNTMMLFSDAREGLAELCKEVKEV; this is encoded by the coding sequence ATCAACTTGCCCCCCTTCGTCCTCGACCTCGTCTACGTCGTCTCGGCGGTCCTCTTCATCCGGGGACTCAAGAGGCTGGGCTCCCCCGCGACGGCTCGGGAAGGAAATGCCCTCGCGGCCACCGCGATGCTCCTCGCGGTGATCGGCACACTCCTCGACCGCAGCATCGTCTCCTGGGAAGTCATCGCCGGCGGGCTCCTCCTCGGCACCGTGATCGGGGTCTTCCTCGCGCGGTGGGTCAAGATGACGGCGATGCCCCAGATGGTGGGGGCCTTCAATGGGCTCGGGGGCGGTGCCTCCGCCCTCGTCGCCGCGGCCGAGCTCCTCCGATCGGGTGCAGCCTCCACGGTCGGCGCCGGCGCCGGGATCGCGGCAGCCGCGGGGATCCTCGTCGGGGCCGTGACGTTTTCGGGAAGTTTCATCGCCTTCGGAAAGCTCCAGGGGATCGTGACCGGGCGTCCGGTCACCTTTCCCCTTCAACGCACCTTCAACTTCCTCCTCTTCCTCGGGACCCTGGCGGCGGCGGGAGTCCTCGTCGTGGAGGGGGCCGATCTCGCCATCCTCGGGATCCTGACGGGGGTCTCGCTCCTCCTCGGGATCCTCCTCGTCCTCCCCATCGGGGGGGCTGACATGCCGGTGGTCGTTTCGCTCCTGAACTCCTATTCGGGGCTCGCTGCTTCGGCGGCGGGCTTCGTCCTCGGGAACCCGCTCCTCGTCCTCGCGGGAGCGCTCGTGGGCGCGGCGGGGCTCATCCTCACGAGACTCATGTGCCGCGCGATGAATCGCTCACTCGTCAACGTGGCGTTCGGGGCTTTCGGCGGAGGCGGGACGGCGATCGCGGCGGGCGAAGAGGGTGATCGTCCGGTACGGCGGACGACCCCCGAAGAGGCGGCGCTCCTCCTCGCTTACGCCTCGTCGGTCGTGATCGTCCCGGGGTATGGGCTCGCGGTGGCCCAGGCGCAGCACGAAGCGCGGAAGCTCGCCGATCTGCTAATCGAACGCGGCGTAAAAGTGCGGTATGCGATCCACCCGGTGGCGGGGCGGATGCCGGGGCACATGAACGTCCTCCTCGCGGAGGCCGACGTCCCTTACGACCTCCTCGTGGACATGGACGACGTGAACCCCGAGTTCCCGCGAACCGACGTCGTCGTCGTCGTGGGCGCGAACGACGTCGTGAACCCGCTCGCCCGCGACCCCTCGAGCGCGATCGCGGGAATGCCGATCCTCGATGTGGACAAGGCGCAGAACGTCATCGTCATCAAGCGGAGCCTGAGCTCGGGCTTTGCCGGCATCGACAACCCGCTCTTTTACCTCGACAACACGATGATGCTCTTCTCCGACGCCCGTGAGGGGCTCGCGGAGCTCTGCAAGGAGGTCAAGGAGGTGTAG